In a single window of the Azospirillum sp. TSH58 genome:
- a CDS encoding protein NO VEIN domain-containing protein: MFLLVYSARLNPRLGLAEWIVAAREKSTIMAHALDLEGTAKGLVALNLARSEPAVAPAAQLIHLNDQADFPTLVGIARVLLERAPPSWIRVAVNGSRVAREYIPASDLAALAWLGDEFDAVLIEAHQRAVAPSEEDVRKRLGDAAELIVLAALRRAGRRPVHVALISNAYGYDIELRAADRTDRLEVKAAVRRTCGVVHVSRNEFDKSRLFGTEWRLVQVVFSTGALVRGPIGPAHVEEIRELPGAALRALAPLEPNGFRWSESAEFRPPSEAWMRSGIVPDPAFWALSER; encoded by the coding sequence GTGTTTCTGCTGGTCTACAGCGCGCGCTTGAATCCCCGGCTCGGCCTCGCTGAGTGGATCGTCGCCGCTCGCGAGAAGTCGACCATTATGGCGCACGCGCTTGACCTTGAGGGAACGGCGAAGGGGCTCGTGGCGCTCAATCTCGCGCGCAGCGAACCCGCTGTTGCGCCGGCTGCGCAGCTTATCCATCTGAACGACCAAGCCGATTTCCCAACCCTTGTCGGCATTGCGCGCGTCCTCCTTGAGCGGGCTCCGCCTTCGTGGATTCGGGTTGCGGTCAATGGGAGCCGGGTCGCCCGCGAGTACATTCCCGCGTCCGACCTGGCGGCGCTCGCCTGGCTCGGCGACGAATTCGACGCTGTGCTGATCGAAGCGCACCAGCGCGCCGTCGCTCCTTCCGAGGAGGACGTTCGCAAGCGCCTGGGAGACGCTGCCGAACTTATCGTCCTAGCGGCGCTTCGGCGCGCCGGCCGCCGCCCCGTCCACGTCGCGCTCATCTCGAATGCCTACGGCTACGACATCGAGCTCCGCGCGGCCGACCGGACGGACCGCTTGGAGGTGAAGGCCGCTGTTCGCCGGACATGCGGGGTCGTGCATGTCAGCCGCAACGAGTTCGACAAAAGCCGTCTTTTTGGGACCGAGTGGAGGCTGGTGCAGGTGGTGTTCTCGACCGGCGCGCTGGTGCGCGGTCCAATCGGCCCGGCTCACGTTGAAGAGATCAGAGAGCTTCCGGGAGCCGCGCTTCGGGCGCTCGCTCCTCTCGAGCCCAACGGCTTTCGGTGGAGCGAGTCGGCCGAATTTCGGCCGCCTTCTGAAGCTTGGATGAGGAGCGGCATTGTTCCCGATCCCGCATTTTGGGCGCTGAGCGAGCGGTAG